The genomic segment TTCCTTGACGGTGTGCCTGAAAAACTATAATTATACCGTCTCCAATTTCGATATCAGTTCCTGTATTCGTTGTGACGCGGAATTAATTTTATCCTGCTGTTGATCTGCATCACTGCGTACTGACTCTAACTGCTGTTTAAGGTCCTGATTCTCAGATTCTAATTCGTATATCCTGTTTCTTGAATGCTCAATCTCATTGGTGAGATTGTTTATCTGCTCTCTGTTTTGAGCAAGCGATTCAACAAGAACATCAATTTTATTTTCTAATTCTGAAAGAAATTCAATGGACAAAATAACTCCTTTTGTGAATCTATATGGAAAGTCTGACTAAAGAATTAAAATAATTTCTCTTATACTAATATATACTAAGTACTATAATGATGACAACGTAGATGTATCAATTATAGAATTATGGGGCATTTTTTTGGAAATAATTTTTAAATTCTTAGAGTTGCCCCATATTTCATCTTCATATTGGAGATGATCTTTTTGCATATCCGCTCCACTTCCTTATCTGTGAGAGTTTTCTCTGGTGAACGAAAACTAACTGAAAATGTTACGCTTTTGCGGTCCTCGCCGAGTTTTTCACCCCGGAACAGATCAAAAGGTGTAACATCCTCAACCAGAGGAGAAACCGAACGTATCTCTTCCTCAACAACAGAAGAGGAAAGTTCCTCGGGCATCACAAAGCTGAAATCCCGCTGAAGTGAAGGGTATTTAGGCAGGGGCTTATAGCAGGTCAGATGCGCTTTGGCTCTGAGCCATTCTGTTATATCAAGCTCAGCATAGAAAAGCGACGATTTTATATCGAAAAAACTGCAAATTTCCTTGGAAACTTTCCCTGCAGAACCACTTATTTTAAAGTCTGCTGAAATGAATGATGCATTTTCTCCATAAATTTTCACCGGTGATTCAGCCTTTTGAAAGCTAAGAGCGCCTATTCTGCAATGAGCTGCAAAAGCTTCAAGTATTCCCTTCAAAATGAAAAAATCACAGGGGCGGGGAGTGTTGTTCCATGATTGTTTCCAGAAATTGCCCTCAATAACCACAGCCAAAATGTCCCGTTCAACAGGTAGTGATGCAGGGTTTTCTTCTGCTTGATATACCTTACCGATTTCGAAAAGGCAGTTGTTTTGGTTTTTTCTGTTCAGGTTGTAAGCAACCGTTTCAACCAAACTTGCCACCATAGAGGTGCGCAGCTGAGACATTTCCGGATTCAGTGGGTTTAGCAGTTTCACAGGGCGCATATCAGGTGCAGTAAGAGCATTTTTCTTTTCGCTGATCATACTGTTAGTGATAATCTCATTAAACCCGTGATAGCTTAATGCAAAACGCGCCATATCCCGTTTGGATTCTATTACAGATTCTTCCTTTAGAAGGGAAACTGGTGCAGTTTCAGAAACCGGTATATTATCATAACCATACAACCGGCCAACTTCTTCAATCAAATCGATCTCTTCAACTATATCATGCCTGAAAAGGGGAATGGTACAGAGAATGGAATCATCCTGCTTTGAGCAACTGAACTGCAGGGATGTGAAATAGGAGATTATCTGATCGGCCGAGATCTCAACACCAAGGATCTGTTTTGCTCTCTTTGGCCTGATTGCGATCTGTTTTTGCTTCAGTGGCTGAGGGTAGATATCGATTTTTCCTGAATCAACCTTTCCTCCGGAAATTTCCTGAATCAGTGCAGCAGCCGTGTCAAGCGCATCAACAAGACCCTGGTCAGGATCAACACCCCGTTCGAAACGATAGGAGGAATCCGTTGAGAGTCCCAGACGTTTTGAAGTTTTTCTGACTCCCACAGGATCAAAAAAAGCACACTCAAGGAACACATTTCGTGTATCGGCACTTATCTCAGAACCGGCTCCACCCATGATTCCGGCAAGGGCGACAGGTCTTTTGCCATCACAGATAAGAAGATCACTGTCAAGAAGCTGTCTCTCTATGCCATCGAGTGTGGTGAAAGCAGTGCTTGAACCTGCTGTTGTGATTGTAATTTTCTGATCTTCAATTTTATTGTAATCAAAGGCATGCATAGGCTGCCCGTATTCAATCAAAATGTAATTGGTTACATCAACGATGTTGTTTATCGGCCTGATTCCAGCCTGTGTGAGTCTGCGCTGCATCCAGTCGGGTGAAGGAGCAATTGTCACATCCCTTACAAGTCGTCCCATGTATCTGGGGTTTTTGGAAGGATCTTCAATTTGAACCGAAATTGCCGAACCTATGTTAACGGTAGTATCCTCTTTGGGTTTTTTTGCCGTGTTTTTTACCTGTAAACCAAATGATGCTGCTACTTCCCGTGCCACACCCCTTATACTCAGGCAATCTCCCCGGTCTGGGGTGATCTCGATTTCTATCAACGCATCATCTTCAATATATTTTGAAAGCTCATCGCCAACCTGATAATGCTCAGGCAAAGAGATGATCCCTTCGCTTTCGTCTGCAAGGCTCAACTCCTCTTCAGAGCAAAGCATTCCGTTTGATTCAATTCCCCGGATTTTTGTTTTCTTGATTGTGAAATCACCCAGATTTGTTCCTTCGGTAGCCAGTGCGCCCAACATACCCTCTTTAACGTTGGGAGCTCCGCATACGATCTGATACTGTTTTTCTTCTCCGGCATCGACAAGGCATAATGAGAGCTTATCGGCGTTTGGATGTCGAGATACAGAGAGGACCCTTGCTACCTTTACCCCTTGGGGTATAGTGATTGGTGTAACTGAATCTACTTCGATTCCTGCACGGGTAAGAGCCTCAGCCACTTCGTTGGGAGAAGCGCTTACATCGACAAAATCTTTAAGCCAACTGTATACTATTTTCATGCTGTACCAGAATTGTTTTGGGTGATTAAAAAGCTGATTATCAGAATTGCTGAAGAAATCTCACATCATTTTCGAAAAACAGGCGGATATCATCAATACCGAATTTAAGCAGTGCTATGCGCTCTATTCCCATACCGAAAGCGAATCCTGTGTATTTTTCAGGGTCGATCCCTACACTTTTGAAAACATTGGGATGCACCATTCCGGCGCCAAGCACCTCAAGCCATCCGCTTTGTTTACAGATACTGCAGCCCTTTCCCTTGCACAGGAAGCACTTTACGTCAATTTCGACGCTTGGTTCTGTAAAGGGGAAAAAGCTGGGGCGGATTTTGATCTCTGTTTTCTCGTCGAAAAATCTTTTTGAGAAAGCCAGAAGAGTACCTTTAAGATCAGCGAAACTTACATCCTTGTCTACATAGAGCCCCTCGACCTGATGAAACAGGCAATAACTGCGTGAGCTGATCTCTTCGTTTCTGTACACTCTGCCGGGCATAATGGAGCGAATAGGAGGGCTCTGCTGCTCCATAACCCTGATTTGAACAGGTGAAGTATGTGTTCTGAGCAAAACTGATTCATTTACATAGAACGTATCCTGCATGTCCCGTGCGGGGTGATGCGGGGGAGTGTTGAGTGCTTCGAAGTTATAGTAATCGGTCTCCACCTCCGGTCCATAAGAGATAGAGAATCCCATACTGAGAAAAATATCCCTTATCTCATCCCTTATCTGCATCAATGGATGGAGACTGCCATGATGAAACGGGAATCCGGGCAGTCCCGGATCAAAGGATTTATCTGCGGTGGTTTCAGTTTTGCTCTGCCATGGGGCCTCATCGAATTTGGTTTCGATTTCCGCTCGTAACTGATTGGCTTTAGCGCCCATGAGCTTGCGTTCTTCAGGAGCCATGCTGCCAAGAGATTTGAGGAGCTGTCTCAAAATACCTTTTTTGCCCAGATATTTGATCCTGAAGTTTTCAGCTGCAGCATCATCCTTTACTGCTTGAAGGTCCTGAAGAGCGTTCTCCCGTAATGTATCAAGTGATTGCGGTGTATTCAGATTTATCTCCTGGCTCATGACTTTATCCTTAGGCCTTTACAGTTTCAACGATCTTTGCGAAAGCTTCTGGTTCGTGAAGGGCAAGATGAGCAAGACTTTTACGATTCAGCTCAATCCCTTTTGTCTTCAAATCGTTTATCAGTCTTCCATAGGTGGTGCCGTTTATCCTAGCAGCGGCGTTTATACGCATAATCCATAGTGCACGGAAGTTGCGTTTCTTTTGTCTTCTGTCTCTGTATGCGTAAACACCAGA from the Chitinispirillum alkaliphilum genome contains:
- a CDS encoding Phenylalanyl-tRNA synthetase beta chain, whose product is MKIVYSWLKDFVDVSASPNEVAEALTRAGIEVDSVTPITIPQGVKVARVLSVSRHPNADKLSLCLVDAGEEKQYQIVCGAPNVKEGMLGALATEGTNLGDFTIKKTKIRGIESNGMLCSEEELSLADESEGIISLPEHYQVGDELSKYIEDDALIEIEITPDRGDCLSIRGVAREVAASFGLQVKNTAKKPKEDTTVNIGSAISVQIEDPSKNPRYMGRLVRDVTIAPSPDWMQRRLTQAGIRPINNIVDVTNYILIEYGQPMHAFDYNKIEDQKITITTAGSSTAFTTLDGIERQLLDSDLLICDGKRPVALAGIMGGAGSEISADTRNVFLECAFFDPVGVRKTSKRLGLSTDSSYRFERGVDPDQGLVDALDTAAALIQEISGGKVDSGKIDIYPQPLKQKQIAIRPKRAKQILGVEISADQIISYFTSLQFSCSKQDDSILCTIPLFRHDIVEEIDLIEEVGRLYGYDNIPVSETAPVSLLKEESVIESKRDMARFALSYHGFNEIITNSMISEKKNALTAPDMRPVKLLNPLNPEMSQLRTSMVASLVETVAYNLNRKNQNNCLFEIGKVYQAEENPASLPVERDILAVVIEGNFWKQSWNNTPRPCDFFILKGILEAFAAHCRIGALSFQKAESPVKIYGENASFISADFKISGSAGKVSKEICSFFDIKSSLFYAELDITEWLRAKAHLTCYKPLPKYPSLQRDFSFVMPEELSSSVVEEEIRSVSPLVEDVTPFDLFRGEKLGEDRKSVTFSVSFRSPEKTLTDKEVERICKKIISNMKMKYGATLRI
- a CDS encoding Phenylalanyl-tRNA synthetase alpha chain; the protein is MSQEINLNTPQSLDTLRENALQDLQAVKDDAAAENFRIKYLGKKGILRQLLKSLGSMAPEERKLMGAKANQLRAEIETKFDEAPWQSKTETTADKSFDPGLPGFPFHHGSLHPLMQIRDEIRDIFLSMGFSISYGPEVETDYYNFEALNTPPHHPARDMQDTFYVNESVLLRTHTSPVQIRVMEQQSPPIRSIMPGRVYRNEEISSRSYCLFHQVEGLYVDKDVSFADLKGTLLAFSKRFFDEKTEIKIRPSFFPFTEPSVEIDVKCFLCKGKGCSICKQSGWLEVLGAGMVHPNVFKSVGIDPEKYTGFAFGMGIERIALLKFGIDDIRLFFENDVRFLQQF
- a CDS encoding 50S ribosomal protein L20p codes for the protein MPRVKNRVASRARRKKIISQASGYFGKRKNSITIAKDAVYRSGVYAYRDRRQKKRNFRALWIMRINAAARINGTTYGRLINDLKTKGIELNRKSLAHLALHEPEAFAKIVETVKA